From the Xylocopa sonorina isolate GNS202 chromosome 9, iyXylSono1_principal, whole genome shotgun sequence genome, the window GGTAAGTTTAAGAAGTTCTGAATTGAAGTTTCAAGTTTTTCTTGCATCCATATTTTACACTTAAAATACCAATGGTTTGATTGCGCTTTTCCAGATTTCCACCGCAATTGCGATCTATGTGTCATTGCTTATATCAAGTACTCAGCAAAAGATTTCCACAGTGCCCTCAAAATAATATCGGAGCTGTTGGGACTGTAATATTTTTGCGGTTCATCAATCCAGCTATTGTATCGCCTCAAGAGATGGGTATCGTGAATAAACCGGTACCACCACACATTAAACGAGGTCTGATGCTGATGTCTAAAATTCTTCAAAATATTGCAAATCATGTAGAGTTTAGCAAAGAACAGCACATGCTACCGTTTAACGACTTTTTACGAGCTCATTTCGAGATCGGACGAAGATTTTTCATACAGATTGCGTCGGATTGCGAAACGGTCGATCAGGCTAGCCATCCGATGTCGTTCGTATCGGACGCCAACGTTTTAGCTCTGCATAGATTACTGTGGAATCATCAAGAACGAATTGGCGATTATCTTAGCAGCAGTCGGGACCATAAAGCAGTAGGTAGAAGACCTTTCGATAAAATGGCTACATTGTTGGCTTACCTTGGTCCTCCAGAGCATAAACCAATCGATTCGCATCTACTATTTTCCTCGTCTTATGCACGATGGTCAAATATTGATATGTCTTCGAACTATTTCGAAGAAATTATGGTCAAGCATAATATGCACGAAAACGAAGAATTTAAGAGTATCAAGAATTTGAACATTTTTTATCAAGCAGGAACCAGTAAACAAGGATATCCAGTGTTTTATTACATTGCTAGACGTTACAAAAACGGCGATACGAACGGCGATTTGCTAATATACCACGTAATACTAACTCTAAAACCATTTTGTCATTCTCCGTTCGAATTGGTTGTTGATTTCACACACACATGTTCAGACAATCGATTTAGAACTGAATTTCTACAGAAATGGTTTTACGTATTGCCTAAAGTTGCCTACGAGAACATTCACGCCGCGTATATCTACAATTGCAACAGCTGGGTGAGAGAGTACACAAAGTTCCACGACAGAATCTTAGCACCGTTGAAAGGAAACAGAAAGGTGGTCTTCATCGACGGGCCAGGCCGTTTAAATGATGTGATCGACATTGATCAACAGAAATTGCCCGGTGCTACCCTATCACTCGACGAAGACTTAAAAGTTTTCAACAGCGTATTGAAACTTTCTCACAAAGACACCAAGGTCTCCGTGAAAGTTGGACCAACTGCGATACAAATTACCTCGTCGGAGAAATGCAAAGTGTTATCGCATCCCGTTCTTTTAAACGATGTTTATTACGCGTCCGAGATAGAAGAAGTTTGTTTAGTAGACGACAATCAATTCACATTGACTATATCGAATGAAACTGGCCCATTGTCTTTTATTCACAGCGACTGTGATAGTATCGTACAGGCTATTATTCACATAAGAAACCGATGGGAATTATCACAGCCAGAATCCGTGTCAGTTCATCCAAAGATAAGACCGAAAGATGTACCTGGAACACTGTTGAACATGGCGCTATTGAACCTTGGTAGTTCAGATCCAAATTTACGAACAGCAGCGTACAATCAATTGTGCGCTCTGACAGCGACTTTTGATTTGAAGATTGAAGGTCAACTGTTAGAAACTTCCGGACTTTGCATACCATCGAACAATACTATATTCATCAAACATCTAAGCGAGACTTTAGCAGCGCATGATCCGCACCTCACGCTGGAGTTCTTAGAAGAGTGCATACAGGGTTTCAGATCGTCGAGCATCGAATTGAAGCATCTCTGCTTAGAGTACATGACACCATGGTTGAATAATCTCGTGCGATTTTACAAACCGAACGATGAAGGCGGGAAACGTCAGAAGCAGGTTACAAAAATTTTGGAGAAACTAATTGCCTTGACTATCGAAGAGGTAGAGATGTATCCAAGTATACAAGCCAAGATATGGAGCACAATCGGAGGTTTGCCAGACCTTATAGATACGGTTCTGGATAATTTTATTCAGCGTAGCGTTAGTTTCGGACTTGGATCTCCTACGGTCGAAATAATGGCCGATACAGCTGTTGCTTTGGCCTCTGGGAACGTTCAGTTGGTCGCGAAGAAAGTGATTGGGAGACTTTGTCGTGTCGTTGATAAAACTTGTACATCTCCGACACCATTATTGGAGCAGCATACAAGATGGGACGACATCGCAATTTTAGCGAGATATTTACTAATGCTGTCGTTCAACAACTGTTTGGACGTAGGAAAACATCTACCGTATTTATTTCACACGGTAACTTTCCTGGTTTGTTCCGGAAGTCTGAGTATGCGTGCTTCCACGCACGGGTTGGTTATTAACAGCATTCACTCACTGTGCACCTGCAGTTCCCCCTCATTCTCGGAGGACACTTATCGAATATTGCGAATGAGCTTGGACGAATTTTCACTTCCGAAATTTTATCTACTCTTTGGGATCAGTGAAGTGAAATCTGCCGCTGGCACAGCGTTCAGATCCAGCTATAGGCATTCGACTGAGAAATGGTTCAGCAACGAGCGCACCGTCACGGGGACTCACGAGAAGGAAAGGCTTTCATTGACCAGTTTAGAAATAATTACGGATGCTCTTCTTGAAATTATGGAGGCTTGCATGCGAGACATTCCGCAGTGCGATTGGTTGAAGACTTGGACCTCGTTGGCGAGAAATTTCGCTTTCTGCTTTAACCCAGCTCTTCAACCTAGAGCTCTGATCGTTTTCGGATGTATCAGCAAAAGTATCACCGATCAGGACATGAAACAGCTATTGAGGATATTGGTGAAAGCGCTTGAAAGTTTTAACGATATCACATTGTTGGAAGCGATCATTATGTGCCTCACTCGGTTACAACCATTGCTTAGGCCTGTAAGTGACATGTGTACAGTCAGTTAGTCTCATACagttatattaaaatatttttatactttTCAAGGAATCTCCCATACATCGATACTTATTTTGGGTCGCAACTTCGATTCTTCAATTAGACGAAGCATCCTTGTATGCATGCGGCTTAGCACTTCTTGAACAAAATTTACATACCTTAGATTCTCAAGGAACTTTTGACGATAAGGTAGGAATCTGAGATTTATTTTCGCCTATAATCTCATCATGTGTGTTTCGTTTATTGCTATTATAAGCTCTTGATATCTTTTCAGACGCTGGAACATGTTATGATGTCAACGCGCGAGCCTCTAGAATGGCATTTTAAACAATTAGATCAAGCTGTAGGACTCTCATTTAAATCTAACTTTCATTTTGCTTTGGTTGGCCATCTTTTAAAAGGGTATAGACATCCCACACCTACTACTGTTACAAGAACAGCTAGAGTATTGACTATGTTGTTGAGTATTGTTGCTAAACCATTCAGAAGGGATAAATTTGAAGTCACACCTGAAAGTGTAGCATACTTATCTGGTAAGTTTGCATATACACTATTTCTCAAACGTTTGGAATGTCTTTACAATGTTTTCCTTGTTTCTTTCAATTGAAATTAATAGTGTCTGTACCCTATTAATACTTTCTGTACCCATTAGCATTAGTATCTGTATCCGAGGAAGTACGAAGTCGATGCCATATTAGACACGCCGTTACCAAAAATGTAGAGTCTGGTAGTACAGATTATCTTGATATTTTGCTTCCACAGAATGCAGTGAGTAACTTTGTAAAGTCTGTTGTTATATATTTTGATTATACCTTTTTACGCTTGCAGAAACTGTACTGATTACAATTTACTAGTTTTAAACTGATTACGATTACAAataaaatgttaattaataaagaTAAACTTTCATAAATTTGATATTGTTTTATAGGATTCGTCAAACGCAATATCTACCAATCCTACTAATCGCAGGCAAAAATCGTGGGACTTGCTCGATCAGTCTGCGCTTACTCAAGCTAGGCAACAGAAACAGTATTCATCTCATCAGGTATGTTTTACTCACCAAATCTATTTACAAGCAATTCAGTATTTGttacaatatttattatatgcGATATCAAATATTCTTTTAAGTTGCAAAAGATTTTGAAGCATAGTAGTACTTTTACATAATTCAACGATTGACATATAATCGTTAATTTTCATAATATCTTATAATATATGCTAAAAGTAAATTCTGTATTAAGTATTTTATCTTGAATAACGTTATTGCTTTATATTTTTGTATGTGCCTCTGTTTGCTCTTTCGATGTCTTTTCTCGCATCTACCTATATCTGTCATTTCTGCCTGGGTTACAATGCAACTTATGGCTTAAATATGTAATACCCCATCAATTTGCCCAAAAATTACGATGTGTGCGTCATTAACAAGACTGGACGGATTTTATTTAAAACTCAGCGATCATTTTCTGTACCAACTGCAAAGGAAACAAAACCAAGCGAAGAAACAGAACCGAAGGTATTTTGTTATTCGTCTCGTACAGTTTTCCATGCACCTTATTTCGTGTGtgaataataatttttataaatcGTGAGCGTACGAATACTTTTTTAAGTTACGTACACGTATTTATTAGAATCGTTGTAATTTATGCAGAATCGAAGTGCCAGAGTGAGCGTGAGCAATGAAAATAATGTACTACTCGATCCGGAAGTGTTGACAGACTTTTCAACACAAACTTTGGTTTTAACTGTTCTGGTCACTTTAGTGAAAAACTCAACCGACGAAAATGAACAACGCATTCTTTACGAATACCTCGCGGAAGCTTCTGTGGTGTTTCCAAAAGTTTTTCCAGTAATGTTAGTATTATACTGTCAACATTTtctatacacttcagaagaatttaCTTATTGGAGTGTATTTAATATTATAGAATATTTTAATAAAGACTTAACGTTTATTCACAGTCACAATTTGCTCGATGCAAAAATCAATAGTGTGCTATCCTCATGCCATGACCAAGGTATATTGAATTCTGTACAAGCAATTATACAAAACATGATCGCTTGTGAAGATACGAGTCAGCAACAGTTACATTACTTGCAAAGTTGCGGGTTTGGAGGTTTATGGAGATTCGCAGGTCCATACACAAATGTAAGTGTACGTACGTGTGCTGCGGAGATATTGAGAAAATAAgagaaataaataatttttattgtaatattctaaaaatttataatataaaatatactctGTAGTCTAATTGCACAGCTGAGAGTGCTCAGTTATTTGTTAATTGCCTGGAAGCCATGGTAGAAACGTGTTTACCAGTAGACGAGCCGGAAGGACCGAGTACCAGCAAATTTACAAGCGAAAAATATAAACGATCCGACAGTCATCAGTCGGAAGTCACACAAAAAGCTAAACCTTCAACATGTAGTGGAAATGATCCGGCAAATACACGTGCATTTTCAGAAAGAATGGAGGAAACTTCTCGAAGTAATACTTCTTTCGTTCATAGAGAGTAAGTGAATGATAGTAATCCGTTGAAACTAATTAGAAAGAAATGCTATACGATCATAGGTGTCAATATAACAACGAGGAGAAGAAAGTGAAATAATGTAAACAATAATTTTAATCACAGTATGGATAGCAGAAGAGATATCTCATTGGATTCGACGAGTCAAGGAGAAAATACTAACATTAGTAATAGTTCACAACCTTAGCGATTAGTATGTGAACTTAAAAGACAGTGCGGTAAACATGGCCGAAAAGGACAGGTTGGTCGGAAATTGCAAAGACAATTAAGGTACGTTTAATATTTCGATTTAGTAAAAAAATGAGTTTAGTAATTTAAAAGATAGATCAAGAGACGGAGAGAATGAACACAATAGAGttacaaatttattaaaaatagaGATAGAGAAAACACTCTGAACATTCTTCAAACTGAGACCCAGGGGCATGGAAACCTAAAACTTCTGAGATATGTATGTTTCTAATTCAGGAACGCAAACATTTTGGCTCCGTGTTATTGCTGCAACATGTCGAATCAGTTTAATCCAATGCCGTCCACTTCACGTTAATGTACCCGCTGGAATGGAAATTCAATAAGTTAGTCAACATTTCGTTAGTATTAACAGCTATTTGATTATTGAAGAAGTATATTTCAGTGATTTCGTGTTACTTTTAAATTTGCATTGCAATGTTTAATTATGAATTTTTATTGCGACAGCGAAAAAAATGATAGAATGTATCAGTCATCGATTCTTTTACTACGTCAGCGTTATTTTATATGGATAACGATTCTACACTGTAGAGAATTGTTTAAACTTGTACAACTAAATAATTTTCTTAATCAATTCGCATGACTGGCAGTTTCATGGCAGCAACAAAAAATTCATGTACTTTTTATTCCTTTATAactaaatatttttatattatagaAGCAAATTTGTTTTTAGATTCAGAGTAAATTTAATATAGTAACTCATGTCACTAGAATGTGAAATAATTCTATACGTAGTTTATCTGGGAAGTCTTATTTTGTGTATGATTGTGAAATACTAAACATGTTTATTTTTCATTGATATATATATTAGATGAAACAATACATTATGACAGATTAGACTTGATTACgacgaaagagaaaagaaaagcaaAAGAGAACACATTATGTAATGGTTTGAAAGAAAGAAGTGGTAATCGATATATGAAAatacgaaaaagaaaaaaaataacacCTTCAATGGAACATCTAATACAATACCTCGTTAATAGAAGTTTCATCGATGTGGCAATGAGTGTTCAAGACGCCTATGTAAAAGAAGTCACACAAAGTTTTCTATGTGTGAAACAAAAACGTAAGACGAGAAAAAATAATGTATCTGCGAAACTAAACCACGAATGTTCCACACGTTATCGGGTATTACAAGGGAGGTGACAATTGACTAGAATAGAATTCTAGGTCAGTGCGAGATCCTTCGTATAGTACATATATATCATATACGATGAACTTCAAATTTCTTTCCATATTTATTGTTTGAGTGTGATTGTATTTTATTTGAGAAAGCGTAGCGAGTATATGTGCGTTTTTACGCGACCGCGGCATCAACATGTCGCGTTTGCTTTCGAATAGAGCTTTCGGGAGGGCTCAGGAACTCACCTCTCGAATATCGTTACATTGTTCCAACCCCTTGCGCTTAGCCATTGTATATTCATGGTGCTtgcatatatatttttatattaatgttaatgtttaataaatttaaaaaacgATGGATTTCGATTGAGAATTTTTCTCTTGTTAATATGTAATAGTTTACGGGATATTTATTCGAGACGATTGGTTGGAAAAAATACCGCGGATATATACAGAACACGTATATCACAGATGTTTGAAGGAACGAGTGGCAAGGGGTTGACAATACAAAGACGCTCTGGACCAGCATGCGTTCGGTGCATCGAGGCCTCCCTTCGTCTCAGGATGCTCGAGCAGCCGGACGGTCATTTCTAGAgttcttaaaaatgaaacaccAATGATTCTACTGTCTACTACTTATTAAAGTACAAAGCGAGACCACGCGTTATTTTTCCCCGCAAAGTGTGTTAACACACGggtgggggagggggggggggggcacctTATTATTAGTgattagaagaaaaaaagaaaagaaaaaaaaacaatacaAGCGCAACGGTAATGACACAAGTGTCGATATTTCTGTCGAACAACGGCTACAGATATGAAAGATATATACATTTAATATACATAGGTATAATAGATTGATTGCAGCAATAGAATACCTGTAACGAACTCGATAATGCGTTTGTACATACatagtatatacatatatattatatgcaGGTCGTTTCGTAAGTTTCGTAAGTCAAACGATATCTAATCCAATGAAATTATTGAGAGCAAAAGGCGTTTCGAAATGCT encodes:
- the Nf1 gene encoding neurofibromin 1 isoform X3; the encoded protein is MGTQKPEEWANLLITRFEEQLPCHSGPQTTHSRMNEERNKKCLIQISRYRFSLVISSLTKILQGVNEMVSCIGGQRIFHGTEQDRHCYESIIIILDTLEKCLANQPKDTDKCDGATNVKLLLKEICQFIDIPNDNPQNAHLKNLASKVLFALSLNFFNTVFSRISSRLQELAKCGDENVDYSDIELIQHINVDVYRLTKLLNEAIQKFKQLKKSAHIVLMNSLEKAIWNWMDTYSQEFADLQKKPNEDLGKACEELFDILDTFADNKKGRTAAVWRLQIMLLILSPKVLQEIVNADFGTPCSPRHSKKKQFIDSVKRGLGMHGSSSRQQVEAAAVACIKLCKASTYVNNLDSNNVIFKLVQHVMNDLMALLFNPGKVFSRGQSYVAQDIDLMIDCFVSFFRIKPQNNEVLKVCLNLNYPAIYQFVLVSSLYKIVTQPRLPWWPQIDLLYSRSAELRNMFTDILNKVTQTYISHTPLRMIQSLTLKGKEQNKYRDRGEEVSSYRNLLLWMVKLIHADPMLLLNNQGKAGHEIQSSTLELINGLVSLVHQPSMSDIANEAMEALLVLHHPDKIKAWNPEAPINTFWDVSSQVLFSISQKLIQHQIVNYTCILKWLREILICRNAFLTQNKDYANVGSQIAVCKQAHIKLEVVFFMYLWSINMEAVLVSMSCFALLCEEAEIRCGSDEVAVTCLLPNYHLYLELAQASTVLITGRAALQKRIMALLRKIEHCVNGVQPAWEETFRNWDVMSRQLISYPKSRAEDGQMESFHRTTGKRRASHQNSEHELEEQINEWANMTGFLCALGGVCLQKRSSNRPLSGISNPNPESKKSSKQQEPTPCLSNPSQEVQYCTQFVYHLLRLLICNNEKCGNQIQKHVKELVGHEMSPALYPILFDQIKSIVEKFFNQQGQVIVIDNNTQFIEHIIFIMKNILDSKTDQPSEYLGMTSIEGMMLAIVRYVRHLDMTVHSIHIKTQLCQLVEAMMKRRDDLAFRQEMKFRNKLVEYLTDWVMGAAHQVTSSASGDLIIYTRDLDQACMEAVGALLRGLPLQPEESDRGDLMDAKSQLFLKYFTLFMNLLNDCNEAAAEDKEIVSQQPCLTSGKLSTLRNATIQAMSNLLSANIDSGLMHSLSLGYNPDLQTRAAFMEVLTKILQQGTEFDTLAETVLADRFEQLVQLVTMISDKGELPIAMALANVVTTNQMDELARVFVTLFDAKHLLSSLLWNMFYREVEVSDCMQTLFRGNSLGSKIMAFCFKIYGASYLQNLLEPLIMPLLDDPTTGFEVDSARIDGNEDIEQNGRNLIALTQKVFDAIISSADRFPPQLRSMCHCLYQVLSKRFPQCPQNNIGAVGTVIFLRFINPAIVSPQEMGIVNKPVPPHIKRGLMLMSKILQNIANHVEFSKEQHMLPFNDFLRAHFEIGRRFFIQIASDCETVDQASHPMSFVSDANVLALHRLLWNHQERIGDYLSSSRDHKAVGRRPFDKMATLLAYLGPPEHKPIDSHLLFSSSYARWSNIDMSSNYFEEIMVKHNMHENEEFKSIKNLNIFYQAGTSKQGYPVFYYIARRYKNGDTNGDLLIYHVILTLKPFCHSPFELVVDFTHTCSDNRFRTEFLQKWFYVLPKVAYENIHAAYIYNCNSWVREYTKFHDRILAPLKGNRKVVFIDGPGRLNDVIDIDQQKLPGATLSLDEDLKVFNSVLKLSHKDTKVSVKVGPTAIQITSSEKCKVLSHPVLLNDVYYASEIEEVCLVDDNQFTLTISNETGPLSFIHSDCDSIVQAIIHIRNRWELSQPESVSVHPKIRPKDVPGTLLNMALLNLGSSDPNLRTAAYNQLCALTATFDLKIEGQLLETSGLCIPSNNTIFIKHLSETLAAHDPHLTLEFLEECIQGFRSSSIELKHLCLEYMTPWLNNLVRFYKPNDEGGKRQKQVTKILEKLIALTIEEVEMYPSIQAKIWSTIGGLPDLIDTVLDNFIQRSVSFGLGSPTVEIMADTAVALASGNVQLVAKKVIGRLCRVVDKTCTSPTPLLEQHTRWDDIAILARYLLMLSFNNCLDVGKHLPYLFHTVTFLVCSGSLSMRASTHGLVINSIHSLCTCSSPSFSEDTYRILRMSLDEFSLPKFYLLFGISEVKSAAGTAFRSSYRHSTEKWFSNERTVTGTHEKERLSLTSLEIITDALLEIMEACMRDIPQCDWLKTWTSLARNFAFCFNPALQPRALIVFGCISKSITDQDMKQLLRILVKALESFNDITLLEAIIMCLTRLQPLLRPESPIHRYLFWVATSILQLDEASLYACGLALLEQNLHTLDSQGTFDDKTLEHVMMSTREPLEWHFKQLDQAVGLSFKSNFHFALVGHLLKGYRHPTPTTVTRTARVLTMLLSIVAKPFRRDKFEVTPESVAYLSALVSVSEEVRSRCHIRHAVTKNVESGSTDYLDILLPQNADSSNAISTNPTNRRQKSWDLLDQSALTQARQQKQYSSHQTGRILFKTQRSFSVPTAKETKPSEETEPKNRSARVSVSNENNVLLDPEVLTDFSTQTLVLTVLVTLVKNSTDENEQRILYEYLAEASVVFPKVFPVIHNLLDAKINSVLSSCHDQGILNSVQAIIQNMIACEDTSQQQLHYLQSCGFGGLWRFAGPYTNSNCTAESAQLFVNCLEAMVETCLPVDEPEGPSTSKFTSEKYKRSDSHQSEVTQKAKPSTCSGNDPANTRAFSERMEETSRSNTSFVHRE
- the Nf1 gene encoding neurofibromin 1 isoform X1, with amino-acid sequence MGTQKPEEWANLLITRFEEQLPCHSGPQTTHSRMNEERNKKCLIQISRYRFSLVISSLTKILQGVNEMVSCIGGQRIFHGTEQDRHCYESIIIILDTLEKCLANQPKDTDKCDGATNVKLLLKEICQFIDIPNDNPQNAHLKNLASKVLFALSLNFFNTVFSRISSRLQELAKCGDENVDYSDIELIQHINVDVYRLTKLLNEAIQKFKQLKKSAHIVLMNSLEKAIWNWMDTYSQEFADLQKKPNEDLGKACEELFDILDTFADNKKGRTAAVWRLQIMLLILSPKVLQEIVNADFGTPCSPRHSKKKQFIDSVKRGLGMHGSSSRQQVEAAAVACIKLCKASTYVNNLDSNNVIFKLVQHVMNDLMALLFNPGKVFSRGQSYVAQDIDLMIDCFVSFFRIKPQNNEVLKVCLNLNYPAIYQFVLVSSLYKIVTQPRLPWWPQIDLLYSRSAELRNMFTDILNKVTQTYISHTPLRMIQSLTLKGKEQNKYRDRGEEVSSYRNLLLWMVKLIHADPMLLLNNQGKAGHEIQSSTLELINGLVSLVHQPSMSDIANEAMEALLVLHHPDKIKAWNPEAPINTFWDVSSQVLFSISQKLIQHQIVNYTCILKWLREILICRNAFLTQNKDYANVGSQIAVCKQAHIKLEVVFFMYLWSINMEAVLVSMSCFALLCEEAEIRCGSDEVAVTCLLPNYHLYLELAQASTVLITASGESNIYYHDHNYGRAALQKRIMALLRKIEHCVNGVQPAWEETFRNWDVMSRQLISYPKSRAEDGQMESFHRTTGKRRASHQNSEHELEEQINEWANMTGFLCALGGVCLQKRSSNRPLSGISNPNPESKKSSKQQEPTPCLSNPSQEVQYCTQFVYHLLRLLICNNEKCGNQIQKHVKELVGHEMSPALYPILFDQIKSIVEKFFNQQGQVIVIDNNTQFIEHIIFIMKNILDSKTDQPSEYLGMTSIEGMMLAIVRYVRHLDMTVHSIHIKTQLCQLVEAMMKRRDDLAFRQEMKFRNKLVEYLTDWVMGAAHQVTSSASGDLIIYTRDLDQACMEAVGALLRGLPLQPEESDRGDLMDAKSQLFLKYFTLFMNLLNDCNEAAAEDKEIVSQQPCLTSGKLSTLRNATIQAMSNLLSANIDSGLMHSLSLGYNPDLQTRAAFMEVLTKILQQGTEFDTLAETVLADRFEQLVQLVTMISDKGELPIAMALANVVTTNQMDELARVFVTLFDAKHLLSSLLWNMFYREVEVSDCMQTLFRGNSLGSKIMAFCFKIYGASYLQNLLEPLIMPLLDDPTTGFEVDSARIDGNEDIEQNGRNLIALTQKVFDAIISSADRFPPQLRSMCHCLYQVLSKRFPQCPQNNIGAVGTVIFLRFINPAIVSPQEMGIVNKPVPPHIKRGLMLMSKILQNIANHVEFSKEQHMLPFNDFLRAHFEIGRRFFIQIASDCETVDQASHPMSFVSDANVLALHRLLWNHQERIGDYLSSSRDHKAVGRRPFDKMATLLAYLGPPEHKPIDSHLLFSSSYARWSNIDMSSNYFEEIMVKHNMHENEEFKSIKNLNIFYQAGTSKQGYPVFYYIARRYKNGDTNGDLLIYHVILTLKPFCHSPFELVVDFTHTCSDNRFRTEFLQKWFYVLPKVAYENIHAAYIYNCNSWVREYTKFHDRILAPLKGNRKVVFIDGPGRLNDVIDIDQQKLPGATLSLDEDLKVFNSVLKLSHKDTKVSVKVGPTAIQITSSEKCKVLSHPVLLNDVYYASEIEEVCLVDDNQFTLTISNETGPLSFIHSDCDSIVQAIIHIRNRWELSQPESVSVHPKIRPKDVPGTLLNMALLNLGSSDPNLRTAAYNQLCALTATFDLKIEGQLLETSGLCIPSNNTIFIKHLSETLAAHDPHLTLEFLEECIQGFRSSSIELKHLCLEYMTPWLNNLVRFYKPNDEGGKRQKQVTKILEKLIALTIEEVEMYPSIQAKIWSTIGGLPDLIDTVLDNFIQRSVSFGLGSPTVEIMADTAVALASGNVQLVAKKVIGRLCRVVDKTCTSPTPLLEQHTRWDDIAILARYLLMLSFNNCLDVGKHLPYLFHTVTFLVCSGSLSMRASTHGLVINSIHSLCTCSSPSFSEDTYRILRMSLDEFSLPKFYLLFGISEVKSAAGTAFRSSYRHSTEKWFSNERTVTGTHEKERLSLTSLEIITDALLEIMEACMRDIPQCDWLKTWTSLARNFAFCFNPALQPRALIVFGCISKSITDQDMKQLLRILVKALESFNDITLLEAIIMCLTRLQPLLRPESPIHRYLFWVATSILQLDEASLYACGLALLEQNLHTLDSQGTFDDKTLEHVMMSTREPLEWHFKQLDQAVGLSFKSNFHFALVGHLLKGYRHPTPTTVTRTARVLTMLLSIVAKPFRRDKFEVTPESVAYLSALVSVSEEVRSRCHIRHAVTKNVESGSTDYLDILLPQNADSSNAISTNPTNRRQKSWDLLDQSALTQARQQKQYSSHQTGRILFKTQRSFSVPTAKETKPSEETEPKNRSARVSVSNENNVLLDPEVLTDFSTQTLVLTVLVTLVKNSTDENEQRILYEYLAEASVVFPKVFPVIHNLLDAKINSVLSSCHDQGILNSVQAIIQNMIACEDTSQQQLHYLQSCGFGGLWRFAGPYTNSNCTAESAQLFVNCLEAMVETCLPVDEPEGPSTSKFTSEKYKRSDSHQSEVTQKAKPSTCSGNDPANTRAFSERMEETSRSNTSFVHRE